Genomic DNA from Hordeum vulgare subsp. vulgare chromosome 2H, MorexV3_pseudomolecules_assembly, whole genome shotgun sequence:
tcttattattgcaaataggaactatgtacccgtagatttcattgtgcttgatattgattgcaatcctacatgtcctatcattcttggtagacctttcctaaggactattggtgttgtcatcgatatgaaggaagggaatattagatttcaatttccattaaagaagggcatggaacattttcctagaaagaaaataagattgccttatgaatccatgatgagggctacttatggtttgagaaccaaagacgacgatacgtgattctatcgccttatgcctagctaagggtgttaaacaatagcgcttgttgggaggaaacccaatggatttatctttgcttttttttgtTTCCGTGTTGTTGTgtcaacaccatcataattttgttatgattgtgtttcttgtctttctttttgtgcttgagccaagtaaaacctttatgactagttttggtgatggttatttgatgttgctggaaaaagacagatacttttcgctcacgacattattttcatttttatccagaaagaggttttgagttgattcttttttatgctggttgatacgcCACTTGCCCaaattttcgtaatttttcagaattgttgagataccagaagtatgaagtatacagattgctatagactggtgtgtttttgacaggttccgtttttgttgtgttgattgcttattttgatgcaactatggatagtatcgggggggtactagccatggaaaagtgagaatacagtaatctaacaccaatataaatagaaatcaagttttctacagtacctaaagaggtggtagtttgttttcttgtgctaatgatatcacgagtttctgtttaagttttttgttgtgaagttttcaagttttgggtgatgttctcatggacgatgagataaagagtggaaagagctcaagcttggggatgcccaaggcatcccaagctaaattcaaggacaccaaaaagcctaagcatggggatgccccgggaaggcatcccctctttcgtcttcaatccatcggtaacgttacttggagctatatttttattcaccacatggtatgtgttttgcttggagcgtcgtgtattatagaagtcttttctttttgttgtgtcacaatcatccttgctgcacaccttttgagagagacatgcactcatcgtgaatttgctagaatactcattgagcttcgcttatatttgTTGagttaggatatttagctcacatgtgcttcacttatatcttttgagctagataacttttctctagtgcttcactttgaTATTTATAGAGCACGACGGAGTCATATTTTggcgaaataagaactctcgatcttcacttaaatctttttgagagtgctctctttgagtaacttggtagttgtcttgtgctatgaaagtagtcctaaagatgataggcatccaaagaggatacaataaaacttccatattcttgtgcattgattagaaagagaagtttgattcctctcaattagttttgagacatggatttggtaatattaagagtcatgttagtagggtgttgtgaatctagaaatacttgtgttgaagttagtgattcccgtaacatgcacgtacggtgaaccgctatgataggaagtcggagcataattgatttattgactgttatcctttgtgttgcggtcgggatcgtgtgatggttaacaccaaccaacccttcccctaggagtatgcgtttagcactttgtttcgattactaataaaaactttcgcaataagtatgtgagttcttcatgactaatgtgagtccatggtatagatgcactttcaccttccaccattgctagcctctccagtgccgtgcaactttccccggtacacaaaaccaccatagaccttcctcaaaacagccaccatacctacctatcatggcctttccgtagctattccgagatatattgtcatccaactcccaccgttccgtctcatgacatgtgccgtcactttcatattgccattgcatgatcgtaagatagctagcgagtcatacgctaagctagatcgttgcacatcccggtatactgccggaggcatttcctatagagtcatcattgttctaagctttgagctgtgagtaaataaaagtgtgacgatcatcattattagaccattgtcccatgtgaggaaaaaaaagaggccagagtTTCCCACAACAAaaatatatatggaaagagggcaaagagcccaaacaaaaaaaagagagaaaaagagagaagggacaatgctactatctttttccacacttgtgcttcgtaatagcaccatgttcttcatgattgaaagtctcttgttttgtcaccaccatatactagtgggaatcttcattatataacttgtcttgtatattccaatgacgggcttcctcaaaattgccctaggtcttcgtgagcaagcaagttggatgcacacccactggttgtccttttgagcatttacatacttatagctcactacaagaaataatgtcaattatgactccctatattgatcattgattcgtcattgctGTTGTTTATTGacgttttttgaccaaatttacaaggtcaacagttggccgtcaagaatgaacaaacttggcctttctaaaattttggtcatagatctctattgaccaaaattttggtttggtcattacctatttgtgtgagccacgtaggatctgacgtggctgtgctgacatggcactgctagtgaccaaatgaaatcatcatatatttcacagcccaattcaataatctagtctacatgggcctccaccaatactattttattattaaaaatgtataaattatttaggttgatgcattattttaccaaaagcatgtatatctcaggatagacccattaaaaaacaagtacacaagaataaaatattgcaaattagttgtatatattacaTTTCAGTAACACGTCACATAaattacaatacatcatccatcgactcctctacacataaaggttcaagtcccaacaagtgcacaacaaTATAATTCTACAAGTGCATAATCACACATCAACATAGTTCGACAAAGATTGTATGAGAAGCACAAGTTTTTGTTGATCACACATAACATCAATGATAAACGAAGCTTCTTGTTCCCTCCTCCCGTCATGTCCTCTACTTCTTGTTAACATACAGTTTTGATCAAGTATATAGTATGCACTTAATTTGCTGATTATCTACATACCCTTTATGTTCCTGCATGCTTGGTGGAACAGGGAGATTGCTCATCACAAATCCATCCTAAAGAATATATCCCTTAGCAGCAATCtgtgttcttgttttttctgagaTCTTCTCCATTATTTTCTGAACCTAGGAAACAGAAGAACAAAATGTTAGTACCTCTAGCACCTATTAATTCTTGaagtctatacttatactaattaggcacTCTCTAAAAATTACCACATTAATCAGTAATTATGAACTGTTAATCTGGTGGAGCCAAATAATAATGTATCACATCAACCCATATGATTATAGCTTGAAAGTTTTCTcaattacagaaaaaaaatggtcCAAGGCACAATTCTTTTCTGTTGGTTGTAAAAACGAATCCACCTAAGACAAGATTACAGTTCGAAAGAGTTAAGCCTACTCGCCATAAAGGTACAAGCAAAGACTGGAACAACTAATAACTCTTTTCTACAGGCATTGCACGACACATTTGTTATTACTTCATAACTGAAACAGAGGATGGTCGATGTCATGGATAAATGAAATAACTACATAAAAATGAATGCTAGTGAAGGAGAAAAAAATAGGATGAACTCACCGGAAATAGAGGAGGCCGAGCCTGATGCGCCCTTGCAAGACTGCACGCAAATGGTCCTCGAGAATGACGTTGATCTGACCGTTCTCGAACATGTCGTAGAAGGATCGGGGCTTCCTCTGCTCATTCCATTGATGCATATCCCACATACCAATAGCAACCAGCATAAGATGATTAAGCACAATGGCTCGGTTGAACTATATAATGTCAGCAAAAGGtgcagaaagaaaaaaaattaaaggatGAAACAAAAATCATCTATGTTTTCTGTTGCTTGAAGGAAGAGTACTCTCTCGGGCAAAAGATATTCCATTCTCACCAAATCAAACTATTTAAAAAGGGCCTTAGATGTTAGCAAAAAGCTACTATGATTCTAATTATATCTAAATGTACTCAACAaaagaccaaaataaaaatacaatgaAGGTGTAAGTTTACCACATCCAAGAAATAATTGGCTACATTAAAGTACTTAAATTGGATCCTCTCGACAACATATACGCATCAATACAGAGGTAGCTTGAAACTGTAGCCATTCAAAGCAGAGTGATATAATGAAGTGAAAATAAAGATTAGTATAATTAGTGCAGGTTCAGGACAACGGTTCAGGACTAAGCTCACAGTTCTTTCAACAAAAAGTAAAGCAGGGAAGTGAGTTTGGTAGAGCTAGTGCACACATCCTGAGTATACAAAGCAATGATATGACAACACATATCCTGCTCTTATCCTCGGTATACAAAGTAGAGATATGTGTCTAAGTATATATTTTTTGCCATGGTTTCCAGAATAGGTATGAAAAAATATATGACATCACCCATCCGGGGTATACAAAGCAATGAGACAATGATAAGAGGGACACAAGGTATAAATACAACAAGCAACAATAAGTAATAGTAAGGAAGAAAGGACACAGCACACGGAACACACACAATTTAGTAAAAAACTGCATATGAAATGAGCAAAAGTAAAGAAGGATGGAGGAGGAAGACATAACCTTAGCAAGACGAAAGTGAGCACACAAGGCATCGGGCCAACTAAACTGCATCATGATctagaacacagaaaaacaaaatTCCGGAGAAGACAACTTGGTAGTAGAAGCAACTAAATCAGAACGCACACAAACTTTCCTTGTACTGAGTAATGCGTACAATATCTTTTTATTTAATGAACAGCTAAAAGAGACTACAAGATAATCAACAGCTGGAACTTCTTCAATCATATCATGCTTTAACATCTAACAGTTTTTGAAATCATTATTGCAAAATAGGACAATTTTTGTGACTCAGTAGTAGAACACCCTACTTGTGAACTGAGATAAGAAAATGGTTCTGATCGTATATTTAATATTTAAAACGGACCAGATGTATCCTGTACTGTTCAAAAGAAATGAAAATACGAGTGTACCTAACATTTCATCACCCGACTCCTCCGACTAAGAGTGAATCAGGTGGCAAGAAGGAAGTCAATCAATACATTCATTTGAGAagcatttttttcaaaattaaatGGTCATCTATCATGAAGCTCCAGAAGCTAAAATAGAAACAGGAAGTGCCACGAGGTCAAGCACAATATACTTGGTGTATTGTTCGAAAACCAAGAATCCCTGTGAGGGCAAGATGAATCCCACATACCTCTTGAGCATTATCCAGATGCAACCTATACAAATAGAAAAGCCAAAATTCTTTTAAGACAGTATTATGCTCAGATCAGCTATAGATTTTCTGTTCTCCCTATCATTCAGCATACAGGTTGAAAAAAATCAGCAAAGTTTCGGTACCCTATGATAGTAAATCAGTTATGTATACATCTAAAAGTACAACACAGATAAGTATCAAACATTCATGGAAGATACTTCTATAGAGAACATTTGTTTCCAAAAACATGTCCCTGGATGTGTAATAAACTTTCTACAATTATAGGCTCGTGCTTTAAGTCAGTCTAGACATGTTATGCCCAGCATTTTAACTTCACAGCAGCCTCTGAACATCCCATGTAGTGAGAAATAGAATTCTGAGTGTGTGACGTACAAGATATTTGACTTCTTATCAACTATCCACTATGCAAGTTATTTCTAATTGTACACTAACTCTAAACATCCCATGTAGTAAGAAATAGTATTTTGAGTGTCTGACAAACAAGACATTACTTCttagcaactactccctccgtcctaaaattcttgtcatAGATTTGTCTATAAATGGATGCATCTAAATACCAAAACAAGACTAGATAGATTCTtacctagacaaatctaagacaagaattttcagatggagggagtactagctCCGTCCAATGTCACAAATACAAGATCATTTTTCACACGATCTTGTATTTTTTATAGTCCAAGGTACTAATAGGCAATACAAACAGCTCTGAATTTTGGCATCAGGCCCCAAAATTTATCACGCAATTCAGACCATACAAGTAAACAACTACTCCTATCGAAGATGCATGGTAGGTACAAGTAGCACTGACCTAACATCTCAGGAAGGCGAGCCGGCGAAAAGGGAGGAAAGGGGATCACGAGTCCGGCAGGAGCTGCGCCTGGCACTCGCGGCAGCCCTCGTCCTGCAGCTGCTGCACCTCCGTCTCCTTGGCGAGCAAGTGCGCCTCATACCTCCGCAGCCTCTCCTCCATTTTGGTCTACGGGCGCAGCACACGACAAGACAGCGGGGGTGAGCACCGCGGCTTCGACCAAATCGCAGTAGGCTGGTGGGACGGGAGTCGTCGTACCTTGTAGGCGGTCTCGATGCGGTGCATGACGTAGAAGCCAAGGCCGCCGCCGAGGATGGTGTCTGCCATGATCCGCACGTACGCCCACCTCCGCGACCCGGGCGGCGCCATTGCTCCCTGACCTTGCTACGTCGCAGCCACTGCCCGTAGAGGTGGATGCGTCGTCCCGCTCGACGGATATGGGGTGTCCGTAGCAGAGGAAGGGAGGGGGATCGGGAGGGCGGTGACTTGGGATGCGGCGGAAGACGGATCTAGTAGGGAGCAGCGCCGTGGTAGGTGGTGaatggaggtggcggcggtggcgaTCTGTAGGGGGAGGAGGCGACGAGTGGGTGGGTAGGGTTCAAGAGGACGAGTAGTGGGTCTGctagttttcttttcttcttttcttaaaaaggatgaatggatggatggatgtgggattGCTAGCAATGGACGGTAGGATTtatgccatgtcatcgatccgtggcaTAAATGATTCCACTAATTAGAATCCAGCTTAcgtaattgtgtttttttgtttcttttatatttttatctttttattttgggTAAACACTCAACATATTAGCCTCATGTGGTATGCTTAAATGACCCAATATTTATGGACCCATATTGGATTTAGATATTAGCCTGAGATACTAGTGTGTATAGATATTGAATTTAGGAAATATGGACCCATATTGTTGTCTCTAGTTGTATTTTTTGATTGCCTAAAAAGTATTGTACAATATTTATTATTTACCTCAAAAGAAAGTTATATTTTTTGGTTGAGTGTTGTGGgtggaaacacttttcatttaattatgatagtattTGGCATTACTAAAAAATTCACCCACATATTTTTTGTTGtcatgtttaagtttttattgtGTGAAACACCAAGTTAAGGTACCATATAcaacctttcaaaatatttatctAAATAGGGTCTACACATTATGAGATTACCATGGGCTCATATATTTCATTTTGGTAATTATaatgtattttttaaaatatttaaaatattaaaatgaataattgtaatttattggtatttatcttatataatttacttcatccatatacgtataaaataaaattttgctcTCAATACATGGCACATAGGTAAAACTAATGAGGTGTCGTCCAGTCACCTCCACACATATGTTTATGATCTTATATTTGGTCATGTAGCATTGAAATATGATTATAAATAATTCTACACATCTtaatgaccattttgtgcaaCACGATCATGACCTAATGAAAgcaaaaggtcataacgttatgggctttggaccctcttagacttgccatgactaatttcagaattttggtcatggatcaatgaccaattaaaccaccgtcaTTATTTTCGGTCATAATTGAGCGTTTTTCTTGTAgtggctctaagtgcatccattgcatggtaatccctactttttcacattgatacgccgagtcaatgtgaccatctcctcctttttgtctcacaacctccactacactctattccacctatagtgatatatccatggctcatgctcatgtattgcgtgagagttgaaaaaggtttgagaaagtaagagtgcgaaaacaattacttggccaataccggggtttgatatgtctccgtcgaatctacttttccgaactcttttgcccttgttttggactctaatttgcatgatttgaatggaactaacctggactaacgttgttttaagcagaattgccatggtgttgtttttgtgcagaaataaaagttctcggaatgacctgaaaatttacggagaatttttctggaattaatggaaaatacttgcgcaaagatccaccagaggaggtgtgcgagtgggccacaagcccatgggccgcggccaccgccctggccgcgccatgagggcttgtggggcccacgtggctccaccgcctccaaactcagctctatttattccgtttcgcccggaaaaaaatcagagagaaggattcatcgcgttttacgatacggaggcgcagccaccccttgttcttcatctggagggcagatctggaatccgttctgggctccggagaggggaaatcatcgccatcgtcatcatcaaccttcctccatcgtcaattccatgatgctcttcatcgttcatgagtaatctcatcgtaggcttgctagacggtgatgagttggatgagatctatcatgtaatcgagttagttttgacggggattgatccctagtatccactatgttctgagattgatgttgctactactttgccatgctttatgcttgtcactagggcccaagtgccatgatttcagatctaaacctattatgttgtcgccaatatatgtgtgttttagatcctatcttgcaagttgcagtcacctactatgtgttatgacccggcaaccacggagtgagaatagccggaaccattcccggagatgaccacagtatgaggagttcatgtgttcaccaagtgttaatgcgttggtccggttctttattaaaaggagaaccttaatatcccacagtttccattaggactccgttgccacgggagggatggacaatagatgtcatgcaagttcttttccctaagcacgtatgactacatacggaatacatgcctacattagattgacgaacgggagctagttacatatctctccgtgttatagttgttacatgatgaatcacatccggcatactcatccatcaccgatccaatgcctacgagtcttctactactggtccttactatgttactttgtcgctactactgttgctactgctgttactctgctgctactggttactgttgttccttgctagtgctgttgctactgccgttacttgctactgttgtcactactgctgttacttgctactttgctattacttgttgcaagacttttctggagtcgttgccagggaagaatagtcccccatcaacgtgctatttactggcgccattaatacaacaagttaggaatagtctgtcgtcaacagatctttttctggcacctctgctatcataccactttgccacTGATACTGTGcttggagacactaatctttcaggtgtggttgaaattgacaaactcagctactaatacttgagaatattcttacgcttcccttgtgtcgaatcaataaatttgggttgaatactctaccctcgaaaactgttgcgatcccttacacttgtgggttatcaaggttgtgcaagatttaaattcgttgtgtggggatgatggagcatagccagactatatgattttgtagggataactttctttggccttgttatttcgcaagttcatgattaccttgctagtttgcttgaagtattcttgttttcatgtcaatagaaaactatagttttgaatcttacggatctgaacattcatgtcacatgaaagaagttacaaaggacaagtatgttaggtagcattccacatcaaaaattcagtctttgtcacttccctactccaggacaagcagtagttaagcttggggatgcttgatacgtctccaatgtatctataatttttgatggttccatgctattatcttgtcaaactttggatgttttgtatgccttttatatctttttgggactaatttattaacccagtgccaagtgcccgttcctgttttttccgtgtttttgactcttttcagaggagaattttaaatggagtccaaacagaataaaacctccgaaaagatattttccggaacagaagatatgcagaaagcttgagaaccaagtcaaagcgcactaggggaggccacaagccccctagccgcggccaggggggcccgtgactagcaggcttgcgggccccctggggctcctctgccctatttcttcctcctataaatcaccaaaaaatctgaaaccacgggagagagccacaaaaatacttttccgccgccgcaagcttctgtctccgcaagatcccatctgggcacgttctggtgccctgtcggagggggggattcggacacggagggcttcttcatcaacaccattgcctctccgatgatgcgtgagtagttcaccttagacctccgggtccatagctagtagctagatggcttcttctctctattggatcttcaatacaaagttctccatgatcttcatggagatctatccgatgtaatcttcttttgcggtgtgtttgtcgagatctcatgaattgtggatttatgatcagattatctatgaatcttatttgagtttattctgatttcttatatgcatgatttcatatccttgtaattctcttcgagttgtgggttttgtttggccaacttgaactATGATtatggcaatgggagaagtgcttggttttgtgttcataccgtgtggtgaccttacccagtgacagaaggggtagtgaggcacgcatcgtgttgttgccatcaagggtaaaaagatgggttttatatctattgcatgaatttatccctctacatcatgtcatcttgcttaaggcattactttgttcgttatgaactcaatacactagatgtatgatggatagcggtcgatgcgtggagtaatagtagtagacgcagaaagtatcggtctacttgtctcggacgtgatgcatatatgcatgatcattgccttaggtatcgtcatgactttgcgcggttctataaattgctcgacagtaattcgttcacccaccgtaatatttgttatcttgagagaagcgtatagtgaatgatgacccacaagtataggggatcaatcttgtccttttgataagtaagagtgttgaac
This window encodes:
- the LOC123429895 gene encoding uncharacterized protein LOC123429895, coding for MAPPGSRRWAYVRIMADTILGGGLGFYVMHRIETAYKTKMEERLRRYEAHLLAKETEVQQLQDEGCRECQAQLLPDS